The DNA region acaatcaatgaaaaaaaagacTATTAATTTGAGAGACAGATAGTATGAAGGGATAATATTGACAGTTTCCTATTTTTTCGGCAAACTTGTGATATGGCCCTCCCCATTAGAATCTTGTCACTGAAGAACAATCTGCTGGTTCAGGCCAGTAACACAGTTGGATTTAAAGAGAACAAGCAGGGCATTTAAGAAGGAATTTATAGAAAGTGCAAATCTTAGAAATTCTAAAACATATTACACTGATTTTGAGGGCTAACAAAATACGTTTTGTAGTAGACTACTTTTCTGGTACGTATGAAGCACATACATCCACTCCCAGAAGACTGAACTTTAATAAAAAATGATTTGAAAAATGTATTGAGGACAGTACCTGAATTGTGCTACTATATTTACATCAAATAATTAGGGGATTGTATGTACCATTATCAATGGAGAATTATGAACATTAGGGGAAATCATCAAAACAAAACTATCCCTGAGGGAAAAAAACTGATTGGAAGATGAGAGTTCAGAATTGTCTCAAGTACACAATATGCACAATCTCCACAGAGAAATCTGTGCACAACTCAAATCCCCAAGATGTGAATTACCGATCATGGCATAGTATGTAAGTGCTGTAACCtcattctgtttttatatttatgttctgTTCTTCAGAATACTGAGTGAGTTTCTCCCTTGCAAATAGTCATGCGTATTATGTTACTAACCTCATTTGAAATGTCTGTTTTCTCCCTGGCTAGTGCAAAATTGACAGGATCCTCATTTTCTAGGAATGTTTTACTGGATTAAGGTTATTATTTTAAGCTATTAGAAAGTTTGTAGAAAGAGAGCATTTGTTGTTCTACTGTGATTTCTAAGAATTAATCTGTACCaaaactgcagagacaaaaatggttTATCAAGGATGACAGCATCAAATGACATAGTAAGTTTTGAAAACAATCACATTAGTGACGTGGCCTTTAATGCAACTTGATGGAGATAAGGTAAAAggtaaatttatatatgtatgtttatatgatgTCTAGACTTCACTGTGAAGTAACTTTTCAATGAAGCTAATTGTCATATGGTCTGTTCAGTATTAGAaagcatttgtgtatgtatatataatgagaagtttctgttgttttgtatcATGTTAAGAAGTCTGTATTGCAATGTGGCATATTTAATTTGCAGTAGTATATTGAACACTCTAGAGACTTATCATATTAGATAACTGagctttatttaattttgatcAGAATTATAAAATTTTTTCTTCCTGGATTTTAGCAGACTTCACTATGCTCTCTTTTTTTGTGAATGTAACCGAGTTTGCATATCGAGTTCATGTCATGTAATATGTATCCAAATGTGCTTTGTTTTAGTGACTTCACATTGATACAGTCCAAGAACAAGAGTTGTgctattttcttctcatttcctAAAGTCCTAAGGTTCAGAAATATTCCCAGATGGATGgccaaaagaagcaaacaacatGTTTTTCTATGTTAGTAGGTACTTACATTGTAAAGTTTAAATTAGCAAGTTCACTGTGCATGTATGTTTCTCATAATACGGAACCTAATGTGACTGTGGCAGAAGGCTCGTCGTTCCTAGATTctggttcttttgttttaaattgaaaACAGTGTTCATGGTTCTAACTCATCCAGGGTTCAGTCTGGATGGATTGGAAAATGCAGTTGCTAGAGTTTCTATTTGTTTCAcggaaacaatgaaacaaaagtaAATAGTGAAAAAAGATAAGGCAATGCTGCTGTGTGCATCATACTTCTCGCTTTCCTCTTATTTCAATTGCAGCCATCCTAGGATTTGTCAGCCCTGCTCTCAGTTCTGTTACACAATGGTGGGAAATCCTGCATGATCATCTAATCCACCATTTATTTATACTTTCCAAGATATCTTATAAAAGGATGGCTTTATTAAATGGCTCTGTGGTAACTGAATTCATTCTTTTGGGATTAACAGACCAGCCTGACCTCCAAATACCCCTGTTTCTGATCTTTCTGTTACTGTACATAATAACTGCATTAGGGAATTTGAGTTTAATTATTCTTATTGTGCTGAATTCTCACTTACATACCCCTATGTATTTTTTCCTGTTTAACTTATCCTTTGTGGACTTTTGTTTTTCATCTGTAATTACCCCAAAAATGCTGATGAACTTTATTCTGacaaaaaatcacatctcatatgTTGGGTGTATGACACAGTTCtatttattctgtttctgtgtcattTCTGAGTGTTACATTCTCACATCAATGGCCTACGATCGTTATGTGGCAATCTGCAATCCACTCTTGTATAACATTGTCATGTCTCCCAAGGTGTGTTCCTATCTTATGCTTGCTTCATATTTAATGGGGTTTTCTGGTGCTATGATCCACACTGGATGCATCCTGAGACTGACATTTTGTGATGGAAACACCATCAACCATTACTTCTGTGATCTCCTTTCTTTGCTGCAGCTCTCCTGCACCAGCACCTATGTCAATGAAATAGAGTTGTTAATTGTAGCAGGAAAGGACATCATTCTGCCCACTGTGGTCATCTTTATTTCTTATGGcttcattcttttcaacatattccaaatgaaatccACTGAGAGCATGTCAAAAGCCTTCAGCACCTGCAGTTCCCACATAATtgctgtctctcttttctttggaTCCGGTGCATTTATGTATCTCAAACCTAACTCAGCTGGAAAAATGAATAATGGAAATACATCTTCAATTATCTATACCACTTTAATTCCTATGATAAATCCATTAATTTATAGCTTGAGGAACAAAGATGTTAAAGTTGCATTAAGAAAAACTCTGAGaaagaaaatttttaattggaatctaatttaatttaattggtaattttgttgttgttgttattattattgttcttgtttctttttttgtcagTTTAGCAAAAACATATTCCTGGTCATCGAAATCTAGTTataatagtaatgataataataataatagtaatagtaataataaagacCCCAAAAGAACCTCACAGGCAGCAGCAGTAATCTTGCTCATATTGTTTTGCTGAGTAGACAAAATACCAACCTGACATATAAATTCCAAACTCTGTACTCTCAGATTAGGCAGTTCTCAGGCCTTATCAGAGATGTTTGCCAGTGTCGCAGGAGGGGGTGAACACAGAACCTCACACATGTTAACGTGCAGAGAATCTGTGTCTGTGCAAAGCTCACATGGAACATGTACATCGCAATCCCCCCCCTCAGTGCTCAGGGATCGTCATGAAAGAGGCGGAAAAACATTTCTAAGACACAGACACCAGGGAAGAATGGGGCACATAGTCTTTCTCGGCATGACAAGACAGCTACAGAAAGGGCTAAGGGCTGGAGGGAATGGTGAACGGCAAAAGCCCCCCACACACGGCAGGACTGAAGCATGAATGAACTGagaggggtggtggtggcagcatgCACCTGGCTGCATAATTAAAGCTAGACAGGATCCCAGCTCTGAAAGCAGAAGGAGATGATAAAGTCTCCCACACTGAAGCAAGAAACCATCTCCAATGGACAACTGCTGGAAAAGGAAGACCAGCTTTCTCCATGGACTCTCACTGGGTATGTAAACTTCAATTAAGGTAGCACATGTTACACAGGAGATGAGTGACACAAACTGAGCTCAGAGGGAACTTTGTAGATTGTGTTTTGCCTCACATTATTCTTTGTAAGCATCCTTTAAAGCTTActgttcttttatttacatactaTGATTTAAAACTGTGATTTTATGGCTGTCATTTTTTggtgtgtatttttctttttgttttctttggactagtatttgtttgtgtgtttctaaCAGTATAGGAAAAAGTCATGCTGTGTGATGAATGGAGAAGGTCTGAGGTGAGATAGGAGAGAGGAGGTATAATCAGAATACAATGTATGAATTGtcactttaaaaaaagacaggaggAATTTTAGAAAGGATCTAGAGACAGGATCGGGAAAATAGGATGAGATGGGCATCAGAGAGAAATATTAGAGGATAAGGAAGAATGACACATTACATTGAAAATTCTCTGTGAGAATAATTGATAATTTATTTATGATAAAAGTTTATGCATTTCATAGAGTTGGTTTTCACTGATAATGAGGGCAAATAAGACTACCACGGAACTGAAAACCCCTACTGTCTTGAGATGCCCTAGCCACCATACTGCCATACTACCATGGTCTATGTTTTCACAGTAATTGTGGTGTAAAGAGCTCACTGTACTAGGAGTTCTACCAGCATTGTACATCCAAATGCATAAAGTACATGATTGTGGATATTTACAATGATTGACTACTAGTTTCTAAGTTTACTATTTACTATTTCATAACATGCATTTACTCCTGTTTTGCCACAGATTTTCCTGGGAGAAGGGGACTTCCCCTGAAGCAGGAGGTAGTCAGGGGATGATCGGAGTCATTTTGCAGATCTGACTAATCAATCAGACTAGTTCTGTGACTCTGACTTGCTAGCCACAAATGCCTCTATTTATACAAGTTTTGCAGAACAAAGACAAATTTATGATTATCCCAGTGGTACAGATTTTATGTTTAATATTTCATTACAAGTCTACAGTTATATTATCAGTCCCAATTAGAATTTACAAACAAAACAGATTTTATTCTTGTTATAAGCCATATATAACTCTAATTTAAATAATCTAAACCGtgtccaccaaagcaaataaatTTAATACAACCTGCTTTTCTCCTGAATGTGTTTGCTATTTGAAAGCACTTCAAAGAGAAAATATCTGAACTAGtatttttatgaatatcaatTACTGATACCTAACTTCTTTTACTATACTTTTCATCACCTTTGCTGTAAAGTAAGGAAAGCTTATTTTAGCCAAACCTAAAAGTTTATATAGTCAAACTGAGTTCTTGTCCTCTGACGTTATCTTTAAACTACATATTCAGAGATTTCTAAGCCTATAATAGAAGTCGACCTATTCTCCTAACCAGTCAGATTTTGTCATTCATCTCTGTTTACCCAATACCAATTATGATGTTTGAGTTTGTTCAGGAGCAGATACCCCAAGAAGATTCCAGGGGTAATGACCTCATCTACCCATGCGTTTATTTGTGCTTAATGAACTTCAGGGCATAAGGAAGACTTCAAAATAGTGGTCAGATAATCTTAATTTGAGGATTCTCTTAATAAGACTCAGGCATA from Rattus norvegicus strain BN/NHsdMcwi chromosome 8, GRCr8, whole genome shotgun sequence includes:
- the Or8b53 gene encoding olfactory receptor Olr1259, whose amino-acid sequence is MALLNGSVVTEFILLGLTDQPDLQIPLFLIFLLLYIITALGNLSLIILIVLNSHLHTPMYFFLFNLSFVDFCFSSVITPKMLMNFILTKNHISYVGCMTQFYLFCFCVISECYILTSMAYDRYVAICNPLLYNIVMSPKVCSYLMLASYLMGFSGAMIHTGCILRLTFCDGNTINHYFCDLLSLLQLSCTSTYVNEIELLIVAGKDIILPTVVIFISYGFILFNIFQMKSTESMSKAFSTCSSHIIAVSLFFGSGAFMYLKPNSAGKMNNGNTSSIIYTTLIPMINPLIYSLRNKDVKVALRKTLRKKIFNWNLI